The Brassica napus cultivar Da-Ae chromosome C1, Da-Ae, whole genome shotgun sequence DNA segment CGTAAATGGTGTAGAATGAGTCGAGGGCAGCTTTCATTACATCGTCTTCATTCTGACCACTTCTCTGCCCCCCCTCAACGCCGCGTCATAGCATCCAACGAATTTACAGACTTGGTCGTTAATCCTAGACCACCTCTGCTTCGCTGGACGAACCTCTCTAggtactttcccaaccagttgTGGGCTTGCGTTGTAGTAGTCAACGATTCTCTTCCAGAAACGTTCTGCTTTCTGTTCACAGCTCACTACAGGGTCTTTGCTGGTGTTAAGCCACACACCAATGAGGATTTTATCCTCATTGACAGTCCATTTTCTCCTCTCTGAGACAGAAGGCTGGACAGGAGACTCGATACCAGGCTGGACAGAAGACTCGACAGCAGGGTTGAAAACATACTCGTCACGACCTTGGCTACCGAACCAAGCTGGTTCGGGTGACTCAAGGTCAACTGAACTCTGACTATTCAACAGATTAACGTACCCAGTACTGGTATTCATTTTAGATGATGGTCTGTGTTACTCTATTAGCAACACAGACCCTTAAGTAAGCGATAGAAAGTGATTTAGCATTTAGTTTCGTAGTAGTTTGGCAGATAGAAAGCAAACTAGCATTTACCACCACTACAAAGCAAACAAGCATTTACCACCACTCTTATCAGCATAATAAGTTCTATAGTAGCTACACTTAAAGCTAACAAGTACGATTCTATCAAATCCAAGGAGTTAGGAAGTATCATTAAAGCATGAAGAAAGaggttatttttaatttactgAATATATCTAAACTATAATAATTATAGTACCTTTGAAGCCCAACTCGAGTTCAGACACTGATGTTTAAATCCTCCGAGGCTCTTCCTTGAAAGACACAAGCCAAGAGATAAgactttcattaaaatttgaattttaaatcaAAGAAATGATCTAAATATTGGTCATGAAACTTACCTCCACATTACGATGACCACTATTACCAAGAGCAGTAGACAAACTCCCTTTGCAAACCGATATTTAACCACTGCTGTCTTCTTACTTAGCACACGTAAGATCTTCTCTAGCTTAGCCACCTTCTGGTCACTCTCAAAGAATTGATCCTTGAGCATCCTAAGTTGTATTTGCGTTTCACGGAGCTCTTCTTGCATCGCCACATCCCACCATTTCCAGATGTGGCACTCTCCATCGTCGACGTTGTTGCAGGAGAAGTACCTCCTGTATGGATTTTTTGGAGTGTACGACGTTTTAACTACAGGCTCACTACCGCAATAGCATGTCCTTGGGATCCCTTCATCGGCCTCAGGTGCAGCTGCGTACTGATCCTCCTGTGAAATTGTGAAGTTACTCTTAACTTCATTGGCGTAGAGTTCACCTTCTGCTACAATTAAAGAGGTGATGTCTAACTCCTCTGACGAAGAAGAAGGCTGAGTGTAGCTATAGTCTTGGCCCATGGTTCGTTCGCCTGCAGAAATTATGGTAAGAGAAACTATGTTAgcgaataagaaaaaaaaatattaagaacaaAACGCAACAACAGAGACTAATGAGGGATCTAGTTAACTAGTTTTCGAACTAAGCAAAAAATAAGATAAGCTCAAAACAATACAAGTAAGCTAACCTATCTATACATGGAAGCTAAACAATACAAGGAAAACAAATCGATGACAAAATCTTCACTGAAAACAATTCGTGTTTTGAAAcccaaaacgaattgaaacccAAACTACAAACAAAATGATCCCCAATTGAACATAAACGAATTCAAAACAAATTCCAAAATCGAAACtttttgaaaccctaaatcgaagAAATCCCCAATTCGATTCGACGGAAATACGAAGCAAAGAGGGACACGAGAACAACAACGAAGCTAACCTATGCTTAAATCTACCACAGAAGAACGGTATTTGCCTTTGAAGATAACGGAAGAAGACGATCGACGACGGAGAGAAATCGCCTCTTCACTTGAgctctgaattttttttcctcGGGTTCAAACgcgaatgatttttttttcacctAAACGGAACACAAAAGTATCCAAAGCCCAACCATCGCACGCCACGTGTACATGAAGGACTCAATCCTTTGATCCCTTATTAACGGATTGATCCGTACAGATCCGTCTAAAAACAAGCCCATTTCACAATATTAATATTCAAATATCCTAAGGACTTGGGCTACGGACTCATGACGGACTCCCGTTGCAGCCGCTCTAAGGCTATGATTAATCTGTTCCATGTCAATTATTAGTCTTTCTTTTGAGTATGATTTGACCCAACTTTTTAATTGCTTAAGTAGAGTGGTACATTTCTAAGCTTTCacaattgttataattttaacatatggTGCCTATTTTCCAAAATCAAACATGTAATATTACAGTAAAaactcaataaattaataatgatgGAAATAtggtaatttattaatttataagggtattagtttacaaaaagtttttttttaaaaaatttatatattttttgtaaaaaaaattgttagttttactgtatatacattaattaaattttagaaactagactctgatatttttattatattatttgatgtataTGAAATATGTTTCATATGACTCGAatatggttttagatataatttaactaaatatcagggttctaaaaatcggtctaggcggcGCCTAGGCCCCCGCCTAGGCAGCAACTCGGTCCTATCCGaaacgattttcttaaaatccgatttatactgatttatatgattcaaattGGTTTAAACTGTTCTAAATCGGTTAAAATTGGTTAAAATCGATCTAAAATTgtctatatatgttaaataaagcaataatattattacaaatctacaaatttgtctactttcttctgttttgtatatctaattttgataattcatcacaataattttataattaaacttaaaaactaaaatatgttatacaaatgtataaaatatataaaataaatcaataatttgctAACGCCTAGGCCTCGCTTAGGCCCCGAATAATCCGCCTAGTCGCTAGTCCTCTATAAAACGCATAGTTACCGCCTAGCGATTTTGAGAAcattactaaatattatcaaaatatatttaagattaagaaaaaatagaCATGAATTCCATTGTGGAAATAATACTAATAATACAATGTTTGTTTGTGCttttatgaattatatatatttaaatattattaatttataattttacagggaaaaaaatatatacatagaattttctaaaaagttattattttatcgatttgtgttatattttgaactGGTCCAAAACCGCAATACTGAATATTCCCGTAAAAACCGTATAATAGAGTTTTCTGCTAAActcgcaaaatcgagttttccgactgaaaaccgcaaaatcgagttttcccgccaaaaccgcaaaatgtgttttcccgccaatacCGTAAAACTCAAATTTCCCGACAAAACGatttttcccgccgaaaccgaaaGACCGAgttcccccccccccaaaaccgaaaatcgagttttcccgccaaaaccgaaaaaccgagttttcccgtcaaaataaaaacgagtttttccgtcaaaaccgaaaaaccgagttttcctGCCGAAACCAAAAagccgagttttcccgccaaaaacggaAAACcgggttttcccgccaaaacaaaaaaattgagttttcccgtcaaaatcaaaatcgagttttcccgccaaaaccgcaaaaccgagttttcctgccaaaaccgatAAACCGAATTTTCTCGCAAAAAACCGTtaccgagtttttccgccaaaaatcGCAAAAAGATTTTTCCCGCGAAAACAGGTTTGCCGCCAAAATCTAacaaattttcccgccaaaatcgtaaaaacaagtttttccgccaaaaccgcaaaatgagtttttctgccaaaaccagAAAGATTATTTTTTACGCAAACCGCAAAAATCTAGTTTTCcaaccaaaaccacaaaaaaaatttaccgaccaaaaaccgcaaaaagaaaattttccgCTAAAGCCACAAAAACAATTTAACAAGTTTTCTCGTTAAAACCATAAATgagttttcctgtcaaaacGATGTTTACCGCTAAATCCACAAAATGAGTTCCGGTTAAAattgcaaaataattttttttccgaaaaaaaCGAGTTTTTCCTCCAAAATCATAAACGAGTTTTTGCGCtaaaacaagttttctataaaaTTGCAAAATCTTGTTTTTATATTACAGCTCAcattaatgatattaatattttacatgatCTTCAGAGTAAATAAGATAATACTTTGGATACCCACGGGTAAACCTATACCATATTgggttattttttttggtttggatttCAACATTGATGTTTCTGGGTTTTTGCGGGTTGGATATAAACTGAGTTGGGTTATTTGTGGGTTGGGGTGGGCTGGGTTATTTTACCCAAAGTTAACATCCCTACATTCAACCACATAACTaaaaccagagagagagagagagcgagacaAATACAGAAACCAAAGGTTGCAAAAACCACGTTAATCTAAGACAAGTTGACGCCGCTTATAACGCACCATCACATTGCCTTTAATGCCAACCACCATAGCGTTCCAGTCCATCTCAGGGAAGGGTGAAACCAACTCAAGCTCAAAGTTAATCAACAATTGACTCCATATGGCTTTGATTTGAAGGTAAGCAAAGGGCTCTCCAAGACACCCGTGGCTACCTCCACCGAATGAAATGTACGAAAATGCCCCTGCGGCTTTGTCCTCTTCTCTTCCCGGGGAGAATCTATCCGGGTCGTAGCTGTACGGGTTTTTGAAGACATGCAGCAAGCGGTTTGCAAAAGCAGGCGAGGTTGCAACGATATGACCCTTTGGGCTTATCAAAGGATCCATCATAATTAAGTTTAGTACGAAAGATCCAATTACCACCTAGAACATTCATCTCCAGGGTGTAAGGTACTAAGGACGTGATTATTGGGGGTCCTTACTCTTGGGcccttaatataaatatattaagggCCCAAGAGTAAGgacccccaataatcatgccCTAAGGAGAAGGAGTTCGTCCCTTTACAGGTACCTATCTTCCACCCATGATCTTTTAAGGTCCTCTGTAACTGTTTTTGATTTAGGATAGGAGACTTTATGAGTCACTAGAACATATTCTGGATTAGGCTTTCCTGTTCCCACTttgattttgtaattattagaTGTCTTGTGAAACACTCCGAAacagaaatattaaaaaatatgttaaaaattttCAAGTAAAAGTCAAGTCAATTTGTAACGAAAAACACTTTATTAATGAAATTGGAGACCACATACTAAAATCATGCAAAATCATTGAGATTATCTCCAATCCTAGACTGACCCCACCAAAACAATTTCGTAAATTGTGACAATTATTTTATAGACTGACACCCACCAACAATTTATTAACTGTGACAATTATTTTATAGACTAAACACCACGGTATGGAGTGAAACCATTGAGATTATCTCCAATCCTAGACGGACGCCCCCATGCAAGACTTTTCTGATCCGGTATGCGTTCTAAGCAACAGTACACTCTATATGGAGGAAGCCCAATTCACGTCGTCACAGAGAGCAACCACGAGATGTTAGTTGCTTGATAAGTTTCGCGGATAAAACAGTTCGGCTCAGGCTACTATCAGTTCAAGGGATGGGTTATATACATTGAAGAAGGAGGGACTCATTACTTGGTTTGGGACGCGACAAGACCCAGCTCAAACTTAAAAGAACCCGGCAATTCTTTAATTGCTTACTTAGATTAAATTCTTTGATTCTTTAAACAGTTTAAGAAACAGATGCATAATGTACTAAAATTATtggtttgaataaatttaacatttattcaaaaataataataagttgaGTGGTATTTTATATCTAGGTTTTCtcaattgttataattttaacatatggtatattttttttccaaaatcaacATGTATGAATCCAGTATCGTACTTTTATTATTACATGTATTtcatttacaaaacaaaatagttttttttataagaatgtTAATATCATTAACTAGTAATAAAAGAGATTACAAGTGGTGAAACTCGAGATCCAAAAAGCTTCAAGAAGCTAAATTAGTTGTACaagccacaaaaaaaaattaaacttgtaTAACATAATAGGACTAATCTAGTAAACTAGATTAATGTTGAGGCCCGAGATTAATGATGTTTTGCTTTGCACTAAACACTTGAAGAGTTGAAATGGCAGAACCACCTTAAACTAACCTGCAAAAGGAATCAATAGGACTCAAAGAAGTCTGATAACCAGAAAGCCCCTTGGGTGGGAGAGGCTGCAATCGCATAGGCCGGAAGAGGTGACCAAGCATCTCAAACTTCTAAATTTGATGTATAACATATAtgagatataaaataattgtcaCATTTTacgaatttttattaatctttaAGCATAGTGTTCGTGGAATTTGAATCCTAATTAGAATCTCGTACGCATAGGAATTTATGAGCTAATTTACACGGAACTTATTGATCCTTGGAAATGATTCTATGTGCTTGGTCGTTGGCCAACCTTCTCGTGAAGCCAACGACCAAATTACCCAATATATTATGAAAGGTTGAACCATTTTAAGCAATCTTAGGTGAAGCCAATGACCAAGCACATAGCATCATTTCCAAGGATCAAGTCTAGCGAGTCTCATGAGTCTTTGGCTGATCTAAACTGATCATGTTGATCTAATCCTTGCCTCAtcttgttttttatttcttttttgccAAGGTGATGCAGTTTAtagattttcttttgtaaatcaAACAAATtcattatatgatatttacatgttttaacaaaaacaaaaattctagCGAGTCTccaaaacacaaaatttgatCTAATTTCATCTCcaataaaacttcaaaaattatattttctcacAAAATTTGGTGGTTTTTTACACCAAATTCATCACACCAAATATTAaactaatgtattttattatttctaatttaattttattagtattattaattaatttaaaattatagttaggataaatatatcatactaattttattttatattttattgtacacattaaaaatattaaaatattcttttatttatattttaattaataatataatcaaTTATCAGTTATATCAATttgtaataaaaacaatttattctgtgatttttattttaaatgcataaaatttaatgtgataaaataaaattagtcaattaaaattattataaataaaaaaattgaacaccAAAACATCAAATTCCATGTTATggctaaaatgttttttaagaGAGTGGTCAATTATTAGAGCTCTCTAATATCTTAtggtatttgatattttatattaaaaatataagctaAACTTAAAGtgattttattaggttttaaaatacaaataataaaacaaaatgtatTTCATATTACAAATCATATGAAATAGTAATGCAGAAAcaactatattatataaaataaacatttaatattaCAAATCATATGAAATATTGTGTTCATGGACGGCTTCGTATAAGGAATGGTCAAAGCGAATACCCCGAACCTACTCCAAATATtggaaatttaaatataatatttaatttatatttagaaggTCTTATAAAACatactaatataaaatattttaatgaaaaaaaaattagttagtttttgtttagatttttgatattgttttaaagaatatttctaaataatattaaaacttaaaattataaGGTATAGAAAATTTTGTTGTCCAAGGACCCTAGATGATACTGAGTCTGTCCTGGTTGtgtatgtatatgtataaatttatacaatatatacagaaCTTTTAATTAATATCAATGGATGAAAAGTATTTagcaataaaagataaaaaaacagtgaaaaaacagcaaaatataattatattttatgcaaAACCCATagattatacaaaaaaaaaaaacaaagcatgatagtacatataaatatgtaaaagttATTACCCTGtaatatactattaaattaaaaaactcaaaataatttgtttaacctgttaaataaattataatagaaTGAGACCCTAAAATTATAATGTGAGAGAGGGGTCTCAAGCCATTTTCTCTTTCTCAACACCTCCTAAGGTAAGTCCCTGGTCATGGTCGTGACACTACTTTCCACAGCATGCTACTATTGGAGAGTGCATCTTCTCTTATGAGAGTTGGTCTTATATATGACGTCGTTAATGCCCAAGGGAGTTAAGGAGTGGGCTTTTATGGGCTTCCCGAACAATAACCATTAgaaaaaataaggaaacaaatctCTACCAAAGAACAATTAAACATACCTTCAAACGTATACAGCGAGCGAGTAGGTAGATTCATTGATCTCCTTTTAGCCTCTACTGGTACCAGATTCTCCCTTCATCGTTTTCACCGAATCATGTTTGTTTCTTTCACCGATTATTGGGTCTTTAATTGGCTTGGTTCCTGGGTGGATCTATAGTGTTATTCAGTCCTGGTGTTATTGCCTTTTGATCTGATCCATGCacatctcttttatttttggtcTGATCCATGCacatctcttttatttttggtcTGATCCATGCACATCTCTTCTGGGTTTTGCTTCTCTCCGACTGATAAAGTTATATACGTTGCGTAGAGTTTCTCACTTTCAGTTTAGTGCACACTTATTCACTTGTTATACATCAACACAGAACTGCGTGTTTGGATTTGTTTTGGTCTTGATTTACGTGGCTTTCGTCTCTGGCTGGCCATGTGGGTTTTAAACTTTCTTGCCGTACGAACCTGAATTGTGTATTTTTATTTGCTTGGCTTATGTTCTGAACTGAATTTTTATTTGCTTggcttatttttatttttatttaggtCCTTGCAAAATTATCTCGTCACCTGCTCCTGTTTTCACTCTCATtgagttttttattttcaattgtcAGCATATGCTAGCCTTTAGTATTTTGCCATTGGCAAAGCAACATCCTGTGTTATGGAAACCATTGTGGTCTCTTCCTGACGCagttatatttagttttttttttttttccaattgtTAATAAGTATATGGGTAGCCTTTAGTATCTTTTTCATTGTTTTTCCTGAGGCacttttatttagttttgtttatgtaTATTGTAGTATCCTAACCGCGGGATTGCTGATCGATTTATGCAAAATGCTATAGTGAGTGAA contains these protein-coding regions:
- the LOC106374096 gene encoding sterol 14-demethylase-like; the protein is MDPLISPKGHIVATSPAFANRLLHVFKNPYSYDPDRFSPGREEDKAAGAFSYISFGGGSHGCLGEPFAYLQIKAIWSQLLINFELELVSPFPEMDWNAMVVGIKGNVMVRYKRRQLVLD